From Streptomyces sp. TLI_105, the proteins below share one genomic window:
- a CDS encoding MerR family transcriptional regulator has product MSDAAHGITTGAVARRLGVSPTTVRSWDQRYGIGPAVRADGRHRRWSPADVAMLEEMCRLTASGVPPAEAARAARRVRPAPETAAPDAAAGPPPTGPGARTGPGASSEDVPPGRTGRAGPGSGLPLGDVRRECRGLARAAVRLDGPAMERLLQEVLAEHGLVTAWEEVMAPTLHAVGRKWESSGDRYVEVEHLLSWHVSTALRRAAATGPAIAPSAAPAAPVVLACVPAEQHTLPLEALAAGLAERGVPTRMFGAAVPAEALDAAVRRSGPVAVALWSQARSTANHSLARHVAATAFGVRGARTAPLVLLAGPGWLGRTPAPGMVRPTGLREAIGVVSRLYGEPTGSGEG; this is encoded by the coding sequence ATGTCCGATGCGGCCCACGGGATCACGACGGGCGCCGTGGCACGGCGTCTGGGCGTCTCCCCCACCACGGTTCGGTCCTGGGACCAGCGGTACGGCATCGGCCCTGCCGTGCGCGCGGACGGACGGCACCGGCGGTGGAGCCCCGCGGACGTCGCGATGCTCGAGGAGATGTGCCGTCTCACGGCGTCGGGCGTCCCGCCCGCCGAGGCGGCGCGGGCGGCCCGGCGGGTACGCCCCGCTCCCGAGACGGCCGCTCCCGACGCGGCCGCCGGCCCCCCTCCGACCGGCCCCGGGGCGAGGACGGGCCCGGGCGCGTCCTCGGAGGACGTGCCCCCAGGAAGGACCGGCCGCGCCGGGCCCGGCAGCGGCCTGCCGCTGGGCGACGTACGGCGGGAGTGCCGCGGGCTCGCCCGTGCCGCCGTGCGCCTCGACGGTCCGGCCATGGAACGGCTGCTCCAGGAGGTGCTGGCGGAGCACGGGCTGGTCACCGCCTGGGAAGAGGTCATGGCCCCCACGCTGCACGCCGTGGGCCGGAAGTGGGAGTCGTCCGGCGACCGCTACGTCGAGGTGGAGCACCTGCTCTCCTGGCACGTCTCCACCGCGCTGCGGCGGGCCGCCGCCACCGGACCGGCGATCGCCCCCTCGGCCGCTCCGGCCGCTCCGGTCGTGCTGGCCTGCGTCCCGGCGGAGCAGCACACACTGCCTCTGGAGGCGCTCGCCGCGGGACTCGCCGAAAGGGGGGTGCCGACGAGGATGTTCGGCGCGGCCGTACCCGCGGAGGCGCTGGACGCGGCGGTGCGACGGTCCGGGCCGGTTGCCGTCGCCCTCTGGTCCCAGGCGAGGTCCACGGCGAACCACTCCCTGGCCCGGCACGTCGCGGCCACGGCCTTCGGGGTGCGGGGAGCACGCACCGCGCCCCTCGTCCTTCTCGCGGGCCCCGGCTGGCTCGGCCGGACGCCCGCTCCCGGGATGGTGCGTCCCACCGGACTGCGCGAGGCGATCGGTGTGGTCTCGCGGCTGTACGGAGAGCCGACCGGGAGCGGCGAGGGCTGA
- a CDS encoding SDR family oxidoreductase — MDTPTPSEGARCLVTGASGYIGGRLVPELLDSGCRVRCLARHPDKLRDFPWIDRVETARGDVTDAASLREALAGVDVAYYLVHSMSSTADFEDTDRLAARTFAAEARSAGVRRIVYLGGLAPRGVPEGELSPHLRSRTEVGRILLDSGVPTTVLRAAVVIGSGSASFEMLRYLTERLPVMVTPSWVDSRVQPIAVRDVLRYLVGSADMPPDVNRTFDIGGPDVLTYRQMMERYAEVAGLRKRLIVPVPVLTPRLSSQWIGLVTPVPASLARPLTESLRHEVVRTEDDITRYVPDGPGAPVPFEESLRLALRRVREARVTTRWSSASPPGAPSDPLPTDPDWAGGSLYTDERTRTVDSSPESLWRVIEGVGGENGWYSFPLAWAVRGWADRLVGGVGLRRGRRDAARLRVGDALDFWRVEEIDRGRLLRLRAEMRLPGLAWLEMAVDRDERGRTSYRQRALFHPRGLAGQTYWWSVAPFHAVVFGGMARNIARTAETEGKRRDTP, encoded by the coding sequence ATGGACACTCCCACCCCGTCCGAGGGCGCCCGCTGCCTGGTCACCGGCGCGAGCGGCTACATCGGGGGCCGCCTCGTGCCGGAGCTGCTCGACAGCGGCTGTCGCGTGCGCTGTCTCGCCCGGCACCCGGACAAGCTCCGCGACTTCCCCTGGATCGACCGCGTGGAGACCGCGCGCGGGGACGTCACCGACGCCGCGAGCCTCCGCGAGGCCCTCGCCGGCGTCGACGTCGCCTACTACCTCGTCCACTCCATGAGCTCGACGGCGGACTTCGAGGACACCGACCGGCTCGCAGCCCGCACCTTCGCCGCCGAGGCCCGCTCCGCCGGGGTGCGGCGCATCGTCTACCTGGGCGGCCTGGCCCCGCGCGGAGTGCCGGAGGGCGAGCTCTCACCCCACCTGCGCTCCCGTACCGAAGTGGGCCGCATCCTCCTCGACTCGGGCGTCCCCACCACCGTCCTGCGGGCCGCCGTCGTCATCGGATCCGGATCGGCCTCCTTCGAGATGCTCCGGTACCTGACCGAACGGCTGCCGGTCATGGTCACGCCCAGCTGGGTCGACAGCCGGGTCCAGCCCATCGCGGTCCGCGACGTGCTGCGGTACCTGGTGGGAAGCGCCGACATGCCCCCGGACGTCAACCGGACCTTCGACATCGGCGGCCCCGACGTGCTCACGTACCGGCAGATGATGGAGCGGTACGCGGAGGTCGCCGGGCTCCGCAAGCGCCTGATCGTCCCCGTACCGGTCCTCACGCCCCGGCTGTCCAGCCAATGGATCGGTCTCGTCACGCCCGTCCCCGCCTCCCTGGCCCGGCCCCTCACCGAATCGCTCCGGCACGAGGTGGTCCGCACCGAGGACGACATCACGCGGTACGTCCCGGACGGGCCCGGGGCACCCGTCCCCTTCGAGGAGTCCCTCCGGCTGGCCCTCCGCCGCGTGCGCGAGGCCCGGGTCACCACCCGCTGGTCCTCCGCCTCGCCGCCCGGGGCACCGAGCGACCCGCTGCCGACCGACCCGGACTGGGCGGGCGGCAGCCTCTACACGGACGAACGGACGCGCACCGTCGACTCGAGCCCGGAGTCGCTGTGGCGGGTCATCGAGGGGGTGGGCGGGGAGAACGGCTGGTACTCCTTCCCGCTCGCCTGGGCCGTCCGGGGGTGGGCGGACCGGCTCGTCGGGGGAGTGGGACTGCGCCGGGGACGCCGGGACGCGGCGCGTCTCCGGGTCGGTGACGCGCTGGACTTCTGGCGCGTCGAGGAGATCGACCGCGGACGCCTGCTGCGCCTCCGGGCGGAGATGCGCCTGCCGGGTCTCGCGTGGCTGGAGATGGCCGTCGACCGGGACGAGCGGGGCCGGACGTCGTACCGGCAGAGGGCGCTCTTCCACCCCAGGGGCCTCGCGGGCCAGACGTACTGGTGGAGCGTGGCCCCCTTCCACGCCGTGGTCTTCGGCGGCATGGCCAGGAACATCGCCCGGACCGCCGAGACGGAGGGCAAGCGGCGGGACACGCCGTGA
- a CDS encoding lysyl oxidase family protein produces the protein MTTTRTTRLRRPLLAGTTAVAAMAVTAGFMAATPEQANAVTGPRLSLVAATGSITLTSWKEEPGVYLDLGTYLTAEGTPFELKATRKSYKDPVTLTQTVYEGGRAKAKTLPQGTVKDFSGLPGFAEITVTDKDGKKVVSRAESFCPNNASGRVRPDAPSTSKYPESCPTNPFTLGSVWGVEKGWAANTYNGSYTQPVKLAAGTYTAEVRVAKKYRDLFKIADRPARVKVTVEERSWEENGAAAARAATAGEHAGHGAAHHTPAGHAGHGPGHAPTPVQAGAPETSGAGPSYNVGHGPLKAAPPALPWALKKQQAARADMQAGAMQAGDTAGRTDGSRQAPALTPRSKRPTGNPSVPDVPKPDLRSLPAYGITISDGDRNIPGKDYLAFSANVWNAGPAQLVVDGFRSPGKAKMDAYQYFYDAHGKQVGYTPTGTMEWDPRPGHVHWHFTDFASYRLLKADKKEAVRSGKEAFCLANTDAVDYTVKNANWHPFNTDLATACGQENSISVREVLDVGSGDTYTQDLPGQSFDITDVPNGTYYIQVLANPAKRLKETDLGNNSALRKIVLGGTPGRRTVTVPAHDLVNAN, from the coding sequence ATGACCACCACGCGTACCACCCGGCTGCGGCGTCCGCTGCTGGCCGGCACCACGGCTGTCGCCGCCATGGCCGTGACGGCCGGCTTCATGGCCGCCACCCCGGAGCAGGCGAACGCCGTGACGGGCCCCAGGCTGAGTCTCGTCGCGGCGACCGGCTCGATCACGCTCACCTCCTGGAAGGAGGAGCCGGGCGTCTACCTGGACCTGGGCACGTACCTCACTGCGGAGGGAACCCCGTTCGAGCTCAAGGCGACCCGGAAGTCCTACAAGGACCCGGTGACCCTCACCCAGACCGTGTACGAGGGCGGCAGGGCCAAGGCGAAGACGCTGCCCCAGGGCACCGTGAAGGACTTCTCCGGGCTGCCCGGCTTCGCGGAGATCACCGTCACCGACAAGGACGGCAAGAAGGTCGTCAGCCGGGCGGAGAGCTTCTGCCCGAACAACGCCAGCGGACGGGTCCGCCCCGACGCGCCCTCCACCTCGAAGTATCCGGAGAGCTGTCCCACCAACCCCTTCACCCTCGGTTCCGTGTGGGGCGTCGAGAAGGGATGGGCCGCCAACACCTACAACGGTTCCTACACCCAGCCGGTGAAGCTCGCCGCCGGCACGTACACGGCCGAGGTCCGGGTCGCCAAGAAGTACCGGGACCTCTTCAAGATCGCCGACAGGCCCGCCAGGGTGAAGGTCACCGTCGAGGAGCGCAGTTGGGAGGAGAACGGCGCCGCGGCCGCCCGAGCGGCCACCGCCGGGGAGCACGCCGGGCACGGCGCCGCCCACCACACTCCGGCCGGTCACGCCGGGCACGGCCCTGGGCACGCTCCGACCCCCGTCCAGGCCGGCGCCCCGGAGACCAGCGGCGCGGGCCCCTCGTACAACGTGGGCCACGGGCCGCTGAAGGCCGCACCGCCGGCCCTGCCGTGGGCACTCAAGAAGCAGCAGGCGGCACGCGCCGACATGCAGGCCGGCGCCATGCAGGCCGGTGACACGGCGGGTCGGACCGACGGCTCGCGACAGGCGCCCGCCCTCACGCCGCGGTCCAAGCGGCCCACCGGGAACCCCTCCGTCCCCGATGTCCCCAAGCCCGACCTGCGGTCGCTGCCGGCCTACGGCATCACCATCAGCGACGGCGACCGGAACATCCCCGGCAAGGACTACCTGGCCTTCAGCGCCAACGTGTGGAACGCCGGTCCGGCCCAGCTCGTGGTGGACGGCTTCCGCTCGCCCGGCAAGGCCAAGATGGACGCCTACCAGTACTTCTACGACGCCCACGGCAAGCAGGTCGGCTACACCCCGACCGGCACCATGGAGTGGGACCCCCGCCCCGGCCACGTGCACTGGCACTTCACGGACTTCGCCAGCTACCGGCTGCTGAAGGCCGACAAGAAGGAAGCGGTGCGCAGCGGCAAGGAGGCCTTCTGCCTCGCCAACACCGACGCCGTCGACTACACGGTGAAGAACGCCAACTGGCACCCGTTCAACACCGACCTGGCCACCGCCTGCGGTCAGGAGAACTCCATCTCGGTCCGTGAGGTCCTGGACGTCGGCTCCGGCGACACCTACACCCAGGACCTGCCGGGACAGTCGTTCGACATCACGGACGTGCCCAACGGCACCTACTACATCCAGGTACTGGCCAACCCGGCCAAGCGGCTGAAGGAAACCGACCTCGGCAACAACAGCGCCCTGCGGAAGATCGTCCTCGGCGGCACGCCCGGCCGGCGGACCGTGACCGTCCCCGCGCACGACCTCGTGAACGCGAACTGA
- a CDS encoding SDR family oxidoreductase, with product MNHSRDLRGRTAVITGAARGLGAGLAHRLAERGMNVALLGREAATLEAVATTLRTESHVVEVDVTDDAAMCRASDDVARRLGAPSVVIANAGVAEGGPFESSAPETWRRVIEVNLVGSAITARSFLPGLRATRGYFLQVASTAAFGAAPMMSAYCASKAGVEAFARSLRAEVAHTGVAVGVAYLHWTDTDMIRDVDRHTVLRELRGHMPAPARRVYPVDRVSAWLARGVDRRSPSVYAPPWLRLAQAARPFFPLAVDLLSRRELPRLMGESAFDQTGLLGPGGRIEAASLDRSTTGSADDAPERA from the coding sequence ATGAACCATTCACGGGATCTGCGAGGGCGTACCGCGGTCATCACGGGGGCCGCCCGCGGACTGGGCGCGGGTCTGGCCCACCGGCTCGCCGAGCGGGGGATGAACGTGGCCCTGCTCGGCCGGGAGGCCGCCACACTGGAGGCGGTCGCCACGACCCTCCGCACGGAGAGCCACGTCGTCGAGGTCGACGTCACCGACGACGCCGCCATGTGCCGGGCCTCGGACGACGTGGCCCGGCGCCTCGGAGCCCCGTCGGTGGTCATCGCCAATGCCGGTGTGGCCGAAGGCGGCCCGTTCGAGAGCTCCGCCCCGGAGACCTGGCGCCGTGTCATCGAGGTCAACCTCGTCGGGAGCGCGATCACCGCGCGCTCCTTCCTTCCCGGGCTGCGCGCCACGCGCGGTTACTTCCTCCAGGTCGCCTCGACAGCGGCCTTCGGCGCGGCCCCCATGATGAGCGCCTACTGCGCCTCCAAAGCCGGGGTCGAGGCCTTCGCGCGCTCCCTCCGCGCCGAAGTGGCCCACACGGGCGTCGCCGTGGGCGTGGCCTATCTGCACTGGACCGACACCGACATGATCCGCGATGTCGACCGCCACACGGTCCTCCGGGAGCTGCGCGGACACATGCCCGCGCCTGCCCGCCGGGTGTACCCGGTGGACCGGGTCTCGGCCTGGCTCGCCCGCGGGGTCGACCGCCGCTCTCCTTCCGTCTACGCGCCGCCGTGGCTCAGGCTCGCCCAGGCCGCACGCCCGTTCTTCCCCCTCGCCGTCGATCTGCTGTCACGTCGGGAACTGCCGCGTCTCATGGGCGAGTCCGCGTTCGACCAGACCGGTCTGCTCGGACCCGGCGGTCGCATCGAGGCGGCGTCGCTCGACCGTTCCACCACCGGCTCGGCCGACGACGCGCCGGAGCGGGCATGA
- a CDS encoding deoxyribodipyrimidine photo-lyase codes for MTVSVVLYTSDLRVHDHPPLRAAVEGAQEVVPLFVRDPAVDRAGFAAPNRLAFLADCLTDLDRGLRDRGGRLVVREGDTVSEVRALVRQTDADEVHMAAGVTAFARAREARLREALEDDGCRLYVHDGVVTVVPPGDVLPHGRDHFAVFTPYHKRWTAEPLRTPLPAPGALRVPSGVRSERIPRRSAVTGVSPALAVGGESEGRKLLGSWLADRVDTYEERHDDLAGDVTSRLSPHLHFGAVSATEAVHRARRQGGAGADAFVRQVCWRDFHHQVLAARPEAAGTDYRPRQDRWRRGADAEEDLAAWREGRTGYPVVDAAMRQLAHEGWMHNRGRLITASFLVKTLYIDWREGARHFLALLVDGDVANNQLNWQWVAGTGTDTRPQRVLNPVRQARRYDPDGSYVRRWVPELAALDGPAVHEPWRLTGLDRASFDYPDPVVELSEALTRFRQARSTA; via the coding sequence ATGACCGTCTCCGTCGTTCTGTACACCTCTGACCTCCGGGTCCACGACCATCCGCCCCTCAGGGCCGCGGTCGAAGGGGCACAGGAAGTGGTTCCGCTGTTCGTCCGTGACCCGGCCGTGGACCGCGCGGGGTTCGCGGCCCCCAACCGCCTGGCCTTCCTCGCCGACTGCCTCACGGATCTGGACCGGGGACTGCGGGACCGCGGCGGTCGCCTCGTGGTGCGGGAGGGCGACACGGTGTCCGAGGTACGGGCCCTGGTGCGGCAGACGGACGCCGACGAGGTGCACATGGCCGCCGGCGTGACGGCGTTCGCCAGGGCACGGGAGGCACGACTGCGCGAGGCACTGGAGGACGACGGCTGTCGGCTGTACGTGCACGACGGCGTCGTCACCGTCGTTCCACCCGGTGACGTCCTTCCCCACGGAAGGGATCACTTCGCCGTGTTCACGCCCTACCACAAGCGCTGGACCGCCGAGCCGCTCCGGACACCGCTGCCCGCCCCCGGAGCGCTGCGCGTCCCCTCGGGAGTGCGGTCCGAGCGCATCCCGCGGCGTTCCGCGGTCACCGGTGTGTCGCCGGCCCTCGCCGTGGGAGGAGAGAGCGAGGGGCGCAAGCTGCTCGGTTCGTGGCTGGCGGACCGGGTCGACACGTACGAGGAGCGCCACGACGACCTCGCGGGTGACGTCACCTCCCGCCTCTCGCCCCATCTCCACTTCGGCGCCGTCTCCGCCACCGAGGCGGTGCACAGGGCGCGGAGGCAGGGCGGCGCGGGGGCCGACGCCTTCGTGCGGCAGGTGTGCTGGCGCGACTTCCACCACCAGGTCCTGGCCGCACGGCCCGAGGCGGCAGGCACGGACTACCGTCCGCGTCAGGACCGTTGGAGGCGGGGCGCGGACGCCGAAGAAGACCTCGCTGCCTGGCGGGAGGGCCGAACCGGCTATCCCGTCGTCGACGCCGCCATGCGGCAGCTCGCCCACGAGGGATGGATGCACAACCGCGGCCGGTTGATCACCGCCTCCTTCCTGGTGAAGACGCTCTACATCGACTGGAGGGAAGGGGCGCGTCACTTCCTCGCCCTGCTGGTGGACGGTGACGTCGCGAACAACCAGCTCAACTGGCAGTGGGTGGCGGGGACAGGCACGGACACCAGGCCGCAGCGCGTCCTCAACCCGGTGCGGCAGGCCAGACGGTACGACCCCGACGGCAGCTACGTCCGCCGCTGGGTTCCGGAGCTCGCCGCCCTCGACGGACCGGCCGTCCACGAACCCTGGCGGCTCACCGGGCTCGACCGGGCGTCCTTCGACTACCCGGACCCGGTGGTCGAGCTCTCCGAGGCCCTGACGCGCTTCCGGCAGGCCCGGAGCACGGCCTGA
- a CDS encoding sigma-70 family RNA polymerase sigma factor, with protein sequence MTAHRITGDLVDPSEPYSGHAPLEDGDDRIARGLVRGDEHCLAAAYRRWGRLVHTLAARALGDPREAEDVTQQVFVAAWRGRANFRPERGTLPAWLTGITRRKIADALTARTRRTELAATLGAALEHEARTDGQPERVLDRMVVTEELARLPRVQRDVLELAYFADLTQTQIADRTGMPLGTVKSHARRGLQRMRHSLAPAAADG encoded by the coding sequence ATGACCGCACACCGGATCACCGGCGACCTCGTCGACCCCTCGGAGCCGTACTCCGGTCACGCACCGCTCGAAGACGGCGACGACCGGATCGCCCGCGGCCTGGTCCGCGGCGACGAGCACTGCCTGGCCGCGGCGTACCGGCGCTGGGGCCGGCTGGTCCACACTCTGGCGGCGCGGGCGCTGGGGGACCCCCGCGAGGCGGAGGACGTCACCCAGCAGGTGTTCGTCGCCGCGTGGCGCGGGCGGGCCAACTTCCGCCCCGAGCGCGGCACCCTGCCGGCCTGGCTCACCGGCATCACCCGCCGGAAGATCGCCGACGCGCTGACCGCCCGCACCCGCCGCACCGAGCTCGCGGCGACCCTCGGCGCCGCCCTGGAGCACGAGGCCCGGACGGACGGGCAGCCCGAGCGGGTCCTCGACCGGATGGTCGTCACCGAAGAACTGGCCAGGCTGCCCCGCGTCCAGCGCGACGTCCTGGAACTCGCCTACTTCGCCGATCTGACCCAGACGCAGATCGCCGACCGCACCGGCATGCCCCTGGGCACGGTCAAGAGCCACGCGCGGCGTGGCCTCCAGCGCATGCGCCACAGCCTCGCGCCCGCCGCGGCCGACGGCTGA
- a CDS encoding RimK family alpha-L-glutamate ligase gives MILFFGRTDDPPLTRAISAARDADLRHLVIDQARTARYDLVVGTDALDAQVTVEGMRVPLGDVSAVYARPLEPPADGDPAARARAAAFQEWFVGWLDTTPAVVVSRPRAMESNSSKPYQAQLIGRSGFAVPETLVSDDPDEILAFRARYGRIVYKSVSGVRSIVREFTDADESRLALVRGLPTQFQAHVPGQDVRVHVVGEDTYAAVVDCDAIDYRYADQGGRPARLAPYDLPPDTARRCAELAASLGLPLAGIDLRRTPDGAWVCFEVNPMPAYSYYEAHTGLPISSALVAYLDGRRAAVSVGG, from the coding sequence GTGATCCTGTTCTTCGGCCGTACGGACGACCCGCCCCTCACCCGCGCGATCAGCGCCGCACGCGACGCCGACCTGCGGCACCTCGTGATCGACCAGGCCCGCACGGCCCGGTACGACCTCGTCGTCGGGACGGACGCGCTGGACGCCCAGGTGACCGTCGAGGGGATGCGGGTCCCGCTCGGCGACGTGTCCGCCGTGTACGCCCGCCCGTTGGAACCGCCCGCCGACGGGGACCCGGCGGCCCGGGCGCGGGCGGCGGCGTTCCAGGAGTGGTTCGTCGGCTGGCTCGACACGACCCCGGCCGTCGTGGTCAGCCGGCCCCGCGCCATGGAGTCCAACTCCTCCAAGCCGTACCAGGCCCAGCTCATCGGACGCTCCGGCTTCGCCGTACCGGAGACCCTGGTCAGCGACGACCCCGACGAGATCCTCGCCTTCCGCGCCCGGTACGGCCGGATCGTCTACAAGTCGGTCAGCGGCGTCCGCTCCATCGTCAGGGAGTTCACCGACGCCGACGAGAGCCGGCTCGCCCTCGTCCGCGGACTCCCGACGCAGTTCCAGGCCCACGTGCCGGGCCAGGACGTACGCGTCCACGTCGTCGGCGAGGACACCTACGCCGCGGTCGTCGACTGCGACGCGATCGACTACCGCTACGCCGACCAGGGCGGAAGGCCCGCCCGCCTCGCCCCGTACGACCTGCCCCCGGACACGGCCCGGCGCTGCGCGGAACTCGCGGCCTCGCTCGGCCTGCCGCTCGCGGGCATCGACCTGCGCCGCACGCCCGACGGCGCGTGGGTGTGCTTCGAGGTCAATCCCATGCCGGCCTACAGCTATTACGAGGCGCACACCGGCCTGCCCATCTCCTCGGCGCTCGTCGCGTACCTCGACGGCCGTCGGGCAGCGGTTTCCGTGGGGGGGTGA